The following proteins are co-located in the Megalobrama amblycephala isolate DHTTF-2021 linkage group LG12, ASM1881202v1, whole genome shotgun sequence genome:
- the fahd2a gene encoding fumarylacetoacetate hydrolase domain-containing protein 2A isoform X1: MNRVNRFNRYNEKIRLRRRFFHESGHHYKSHDSDDRVSVSCTCIKVQRLCSFSRITLKLSTIRGTASSAAMRLVQFCHRGGEGSVKVGVEQAEGQGVIDLKAFDPSMPSTMREFLEMGQKGMDCAKRALSSGQHVVSRSDIRLLSPVTGPEKVVCVGMNYKDHCLEQNAPIPSEPIIFSKFPSTITGPYDDIILPEESQEVDWEVELAFVIGRKGKHIKEEEAFSYVAGFTVANDVSARDWQMKRNGKQWLLGKTFDTFCPLGPALVTSEALKDVHNLGIRCLVNGAAVQDSNTNQLIFHIEKLVAWVSQFVTLCPGDVFLTGTPPGVGVFRNPPVFLKRGDVVECQIDEIGSIRNTVV, encoded by the exons ATGAATCGTGTGAACCGGTTCAACCGATACAATGAAAAGATCCGACTCAGAAGACGATTCTTTCACGAATccggacaccactacaagtcacaTGACAGCGACGACAGAGTGAGCGTGAGCTGTACCTGTATCAAAGTACAGAGATTGTGCAGTTTTAGTCGAATCACATTGAAACTTA GCACCATCAGAGGCACCGCAAGCTCAGCCGCTATGAGACTAGTCCAGTTCTGTCACAGAGGCGGCGAGGGGAGCGTCAAAGTTGGGGTGGAGCAGGCAGAAGGTCAGGGGGTCATTGATCTGAAAGCTTTCGACCCCTCCATGCCTTCCACTATGAGAGAGTTTCTAGAAATGGGGCAAAAGGGAATGGACTGTGCTAAGAG GGCTTTGTCCAGTGGTCAGCATGTGGTGTCACGGTCAGATATCAGGCTGCTCTCCCCTGTGACCGGCCCAGAGAAGGTGGTGTGTGTTGGTATGAATTATAAGGACCACTGCCTGGAGCAAAACGCCCCGATTCCTAGTGAGCCCATCATATTCAGCAAGTTCCCCTCCACCATCACTGGCCCTTATGATGACATCATTCTACCAGAGGAGAGTCAG GAAGTGGACTGGGAGGTGGAACTTGCCTTTGTGATTGGACGAAAAGGAAAGCATATTAAG GAAGAGGAGGCCTTTTCCTATGTTGCAGGTTTCACTGTTGCGAATGATGTAAGTGCTCGTGATTGGCAGATGAAGCGCAACGGAAAGCAGTGGCTGCTGGGAAAAACATTTGACACGTTTTGTCCACTGGGGCCAGCGCTGGTCACTTCTGAAGCACTGAAAG ATGTTCATAACCTGGGTATTCGCTGCCTTGTGAATGGGGCCGCAGTTCAGGACAGTAACACCAATCAATTGATCTTCCACATCGAGAAGCTGGTGGCTTGGGTCTCACA GTTTGTGACTCTTTGTCCTGGCGATGTGTTTTTGACTGGAACTCCTCCAGGTGTGGGAGTATTCAGAAATCCACCTGTGTTTCTAAAG AGGGGAGATGTTGTGGAGTGTCAGATTGATGAGATTGGATCGATACGGAACACAGTCGTGTAA
- the fahd2a gene encoding fumarylacetoacetate hydrolase domain-containing protein 2A isoform X4, translating to MRLVQFCHRGGEGSVKVGVEQAEGQGVIDLKAFDPSMPSTMREFLEMGQKGMDCAKRALSSGQHVVSRSDIRLLSPVTGPEKVVCVGMNYKDHCLEQNAPIPSEPIIFSKFPSTITGPYDDIILPEESQEVDWEVELAFVIGRKGKHIKEEEAFSYVAGFTVANDVSARDWQMKRNGKQWLLGKTFDTFCPLGPALVTSEALKDVHNLGIRCLVNGAAVQDSNTNQLIFHIEKLVAWVSQFVTLCPGDVFLTGTPPGVGVFRNPPVFLKRGDVVECQIDEIGSIRNTVV from the exons ATGAGACTAGTCCAGTTCTGTCACAGAGGCGGCGAGGGGAGCGTCAAAGTTGGGGTGGAGCAGGCAGAAGGTCAGGGGGTCATTGATCTGAAAGCTTTCGACCCCTCCATGCCTTCCACTATGAGAGAGTTTCTAGAAATGGGGCAAAAGGGAATGGACTGTGCTAAGAG GGCTTTGTCCAGTGGTCAGCATGTGGTGTCACGGTCAGATATCAGGCTGCTCTCCCCTGTGACCGGCCCAGAGAAGGTGGTGTGTGTTGGTATGAATTATAAGGACCACTGCCTGGAGCAAAACGCCCCGATTCCTAGTGAGCCCATCATATTCAGCAAGTTCCCCTCCACCATCACTGGCCCTTATGATGACATCATTCTACCAGAGGAGAGTCAG GAAGTGGACTGGGAGGTGGAACTTGCCTTTGTGATTGGACGAAAAGGAAAGCATATTAAG GAAGAGGAGGCCTTTTCCTATGTTGCAGGTTTCACTGTTGCGAATGATGTAAGTGCTCGTGATTGGCAGATGAAGCGCAACGGAAAGCAGTGGCTGCTGGGAAAAACATTTGACACGTTTTGTCCACTGGGGCCAGCGCTGGTCACTTCTGAAGCACTGAAAG ATGTTCATAACCTGGGTATTCGCTGCCTTGTGAATGGGGCCGCAGTTCAGGACAGTAACACCAATCAATTGATCTTCCACATCGAGAAGCTGGTGGCTTGGGTCTCACA GTTTGTGACTCTTTGTCCTGGCGATGTGTTTTTGACTGGAACTCCTCCAGGTGTGGGAGTATTCAGAAATCCACCTGTGTTTCTAAAG AGGGGAGATGTTGTGGAGTGTCAGATTGATGAGATTGGATCGATACGGAACACAGTCGTGTAA
- the fahd2a gene encoding fumarylacetoacetate hydrolase domain-containing protein 2A isoform X2: protein MNRVNRFNRYNEKIRLRRRFFHESGHHYKSHDSDDRVSVSCTCIKVQRLCSFSRITLKLSTIRGTASSAAMRLVQFCHRGGEGSVKVGVEQAEGQGVIDLKAFDPSMPSTMREFLEMGQKGMDCAKRALSSGQHVVSRSDIRLLSPVTGPEKVVCVGMNYKDHCLEQNAPIPSEPIIFSKFPSTITGPYDDIILPEESQEVDWEVELAFVIGRKGKHIKEEEAFSYVAGFTVANDVSARDWQMKRNGKQWLLGKTFDTFCPLGPALVTSEALKDVHNLGIRCLVNGAAVQDSNTNQLIFHIEKLVAWVSQFVTLCPGDVFLTGTPPGVGVFRNPPVFLKSEQCD, encoded by the exons ATGAATCGTGTGAACCGGTTCAACCGATACAATGAAAAGATCCGACTCAGAAGACGATTCTTTCACGAATccggacaccactacaagtcacaTGACAGCGACGACAGAGTGAGCGTGAGCTGTACCTGTATCAAAGTACAGAGATTGTGCAGTTTTAGTCGAATCACATTGAAACTTA GCACCATCAGAGGCACCGCAAGCTCAGCCGCTATGAGACTAGTCCAGTTCTGTCACAGAGGCGGCGAGGGGAGCGTCAAAGTTGGGGTGGAGCAGGCAGAAGGTCAGGGGGTCATTGATCTGAAAGCTTTCGACCCCTCCATGCCTTCCACTATGAGAGAGTTTCTAGAAATGGGGCAAAAGGGAATGGACTGTGCTAAGAG GGCTTTGTCCAGTGGTCAGCATGTGGTGTCACGGTCAGATATCAGGCTGCTCTCCCCTGTGACCGGCCCAGAGAAGGTGGTGTGTGTTGGTATGAATTATAAGGACCACTGCCTGGAGCAAAACGCCCCGATTCCTAGTGAGCCCATCATATTCAGCAAGTTCCCCTCCACCATCACTGGCCCTTATGATGACATCATTCTACCAGAGGAGAGTCAG GAAGTGGACTGGGAGGTGGAACTTGCCTTTGTGATTGGACGAAAAGGAAAGCATATTAAG GAAGAGGAGGCCTTTTCCTATGTTGCAGGTTTCACTGTTGCGAATGATGTAAGTGCTCGTGATTGGCAGATGAAGCGCAACGGAAAGCAGTGGCTGCTGGGAAAAACATTTGACACGTTTTGTCCACTGGGGCCAGCGCTGGTCACTTCTGAAGCACTGAAAG ATGTTCATAACCTGGGTATTCGCTGCCTTGTGAATGGGGCCGCAGTTCAGGACAGTAACACCAATCAATTGATCTTCCACATCGAGAAGCTGGTGGCTTGGGTCTCACA GTTTGTGACTCTTTGTCCTGGCGATGTGTTTTTGACTGGAACTCCTCCAGGTGTGGGAGTATTCAGAAATCCACCTGTGTTTCTAAAG TCAGAACAGTGTGACTGA
- the fahd2a gene encoding fumarylacetoacetate hydrolase domain-containing protein 2A isoform X3: MRFLGISQLSLRRLNAVFSAGTIRGTASSAAMRLVQFCHRGGEGSVKVGVEQAEGQGVIDLKAFDPSMPSTMREFLEMGQKGMDCAKRALSSGQHVVSRSDIRLLSPVTGPEKVVCVGMNYKDHCLEQNAPIPSEPIIFSKFPSTITGPYDDIILPEESQEVDWEVELAFVIGRKGKHIKEEEAFSYVAGFTVANDVSARDWQMKRNGKQWLLGKTFDTFCPLGPALVTSEALKDVHNLGIRCLVNGAAVQDSNTNQLIFHIEKLVAWVSQFVTLCPGDVFLTGTPPGVGVFRNPPVFLKRGDVVECQIDEIGSIRNTVV, from the exons ATGAGATTTCTGGGTATCTCTCAGCTCAGTTTGAGGAGACTCAATGCTGTATTCTCCGCAGGCACCATCAGAGGCACCGCAAGCTCAGCCGCTATGAGACTAGTCCAGTTCTGTCACAGAGGCGGCGAGGGGAGCGTCAAAGTTGGGGTGGAGCAGGCAGAAGGTCAGGGGGTCATTGATCTGAAAGCTTTCGACCCCTCCATGCCTTCCACTATGAGAGAGTTTCTAGAAATGGGGCAAAAGGGAATGGACTGTGCTAAGAG GGCTTTGTCCAGTGGTCAGCATGTGGTGTCACGGTCAGATATCAGGCTGCTCTCCCCTGTGACCGGCCCAGAGAAGGTGGTGTGTGTTGGTATGAATTATAAGGACCACTGCCTGGAGCAAAACGCCCCGATTCCTAGTGAGCCCATCATATTCAGCAAGTTCCCCTCCACCATCACTGGCCCTTATGATGACATCATTCTACCAGAGGAGAGTCAG GAAGTGGACTGGGAGGTGGAACTTGCCTTTGTGATTGGACGAAAAGGAAAGCATATTAAG GAAGAGGAGGCCTTTTCCTATGTTGCAGGTTTCACTGTTGCGAATGATGTAAGTGCTCGTGATTGGCAGATGAAGCGCAACGGAAAGCAGTGGCTGCTGGGAAAAACATTTGACACGTTTTGTCCACTGGGGCCAGCGCTGGTCACTTCTGAAGCACTGAAAG ATGTTCATAACCTGGGTATTCGCTGCCTTGTGAATGGGGCCGCAGTTCAGGACAGTAACACCAATCAATTGATCTTCCACATCGAGAAGCTGGTGGCTTGGGTCTCACA GTTTGTGACTCTTTGTCCTGGCGATGTGTTTTTGACTGGAACTCCTCCAGGTGTGGGAGTATTCAGAAATCCACCTGTGTTTCTAAAG AGGGGAGATGTTGTGGAGTGTCAGATTGATGAGATTGGATCGATACGGAACACAGTCGTGTAA